One Paenibacillus sp. SYP-B4298 genomic window, ATAAAACGTGGGATATTGTCGCCCTCTCGGATGCTACTCCGAATCTTGACGAAATCTTGAAAAAGTTTGAAGAGGTTCACACCCATACCGAGGATGAGGTACGAGCCATTACGGCTGGCAAGGGCATCTTCATCATCAAAGGAACGGACGATGTCGGCTACTTTGATGTGGAGCTGCAGGCAGGAGACGTCATCTCTGTGCCAGAGTCGAAGCCTCACTTCTTCACCTTGATGGACAATCGGCAGATTGTTGCCGTGCGACTGTTCATCGAGCCGGCAGGCTGGGTTGCCCAACCGTTCAATGACCCATCCTTTACAAAGTAAGTACATCTACTATGGCCATGCCAGCCCCGCCTCCTGTGAGGAGCGCGGGGCTTTGTTGCATGGTGTGGCTTACGGAGTTGCCGCCTTACCGTTGCTGCCTACAGCTTGGGAAGCAAGTCCAGCAGCTCCTTCAGCTCATCAATTTCATAGGAAGGAACAATCTCGTCAGAGCGCTGAATTCGGTGCCGGTTAATCCATACCGCATCCATACCGACTCCGAGCGCTCCGATCACGTCCGTCGTCAGCTTGTCTCCTACCATCAGCCCTTCCTCCGGAGCAATCTCCAGAAGCTGGAGTGCATGCCTGAATATCGAAGCATCAGGCTTGCCACGCCCAAATTCACCCGAAATAATAATATGATCAAAATAAGGAGCGATCTCCGGCACGCCAGCCAGCTTCTCACGTTGCAAATCCGGCGAGCCATTCGTCAGCAGCAGCAGCTTGTAGCGTCCCTTCAGTTGATCCAGCACATGAAACGTATCATCATAGACAAGCGCGCGGGCTCTGCGTTCAGCAGGAAAACGCTCGGCCAATTCAGCGCCAAGCTCGGCATTGTCAACACCCAGCGCCAGCAATCCGGCTGTCCATGCTGCTCTGCGATACGATGGAGCCAGCGACTCCAGCTTGCGGAACTCAGCTTGCTCCCCTTCGCGGAAGTTCGCCCACAGTCCCTCAAATGGATTAATACCGATCATCGTCGTAAACGGATAGGTCTCATAGGAGGAATATAGCTCGCGAGCTTGCTCGCGCACTGCCTTCTCCAACTGCTGCGCATCAACGCCTGTCCGCTCTGACGCTAATTCGCAGGTTGCGTCAAATGCCTCTTGTACGCTTCTGTCATCCCATAGTAGTGTATCATCTAAATCGAACAAGATTGCTTTCTTAGCCATGCTGCACGTTCTCTCCTTAAACATTGAATAAAATTATAGTTAGGTCGTGTCTGAACACCCGTTCAAGGGCATCCCTCCCCGCCTGTTCGCCCCATGCTGCGTTGCCTTTTCGCAGGCGCACCCCCGGTACGCCTGCGAAAAAACGCCTTGCCTGGAACGAATATTCGGCCAGATCGGTTCCGTTCAGAGTGTTCAAACACGCCCTAGGCTTGCTCTACAAACTCAACATGATTCTCCTTGGCGAAAGCCTTCAGGCGCGCAGTCATGTCCTCGGTAGGGAAACGGTTCAGGAAACGTGAAAATGTCCAGCTCGGCCCCTTCACCTGCTCAATGACCACATAGCCATCCTGAACTCTAATTTTCCTAATGCCGCTGGCACGCAACATCTTGTCGCCAGTGATCCGCCGGGTCTG contains:
- a CDS encoding 1,2-dihydroxy-3-keto-5-methylthiopentene dioxygenase, whose translation is MAQIRIRNTNERIEDEEKVRAFLNSQEVLYEHWNADKLPTELKNQFVLSDEDKATILSTYEEEINDLASRRGYKTWDIVALSDATPNLDEILKKFEEVHTHTEDEVRAITAGKGIFIIKGTDDVGYFDVELQAGDVISVPESKPHFFTLMDNRQIVAVRLFIEPAGWVAQPFNDPSFTK
- a CDS encoding HAD family hydrolase, which translates into the protein MAKKAILFDLDDTLLWDDRSVQEAFDATCELASERTGVDAQQLEKAVREQARELYSSYETYPFTTMIGINPFEGLWANFREGEQAEFRKLESLAPSYRRAAWTAGLLALGVDNAELGAELAERFPAERRARALVYDDTFHVLDQLKGRYKLLLLTNGSPDLQREKLAGVPEIAPYFDHIIISGEFGRGKPDASIFRHALQLLEIAPEEGLMVGDKLTTDVIGALGVGMDAVWINRHRIQRSDEIVPSYEIDELKELLDLLPKL